In Ptychodera flava strain L36383 chromosome 21, AS_Pfla_20210202, whole genome shotgun sequence, a genomic segment contains:
- the LOC139121531 gene encoding COMM domain-containing protein 10-like: MALMFQVTTSIKKAVALINEVDAAKFPRILSRVLQKLHLRDERSFTEDEEEKLQTALGLESKDIQLVLETIAFILEQAAYHSAKPSVLEQQLKGIELEDDKISVFVKAWTANGKGVIENLRHRTIAPNQLEDVSWRLNLQMGQANSAKMKLPNAMFELGVKKDDGSKERVRMEFNHEELYDFYDKLETIQSQLDSIS; the protein is encoded by the exons TATCAAGAAAGCAGTAGCTTTGATAAATGAAGTAGATGCTGCCAAGTTTCCAAGAATACTCTCCAGGGTTCTACAGAAACTGCACTTGAGG GATGAGAGATCTTTCACGGAAGATGaagaggaaaaattacaaactgCCCTTGGTTTAGAAAGTAAGGACATCCAGCTGGTATTGGAAACGATAGCATTTATTCTTGAACAG GCAGCTTATCACAGTGCCAAACCATCTGTTTTAGAACAGCAGTTGAAGGGTATTGAACTGGAAGATGACAAG ATCTCTGTATTTGTGAAAGCATGGACAGCCAATGGTAAAGGTGTCATAGAGAATTTGAGACACAGAACTATTGCACCAAATCAG TTGGAAGATGTCAGCTGGAGGCTTAATTTACAGATGGGGCAGGCAAACAGTGCCAAGATGAAGCTACCGAATGCCATGTTTGAGCTTGGGGTTAAAAAAGATGACGGCAGCAAGGAAAGGGTTAGAATGGAATTCAACCATGAAGAACTCTATGATTTCTATGATAAG CTTGAAACCATACAGAGCCAGTTGGATTCCATAAGCTAA